The following are encoded together in the Paraburkholderia sp. BL10I2N1 genome:
- a CDS encoding substrate-binding domain-containing protein — protein MTIRKLGIRALAFCVAGALLGSGAALADEVKVMISGGFASAYRELGPQFEEATGRKLITVWGPAVGTAANAIPVRLARGEWADVLIVVGYALDEQINAGKVLPDSKVDFARSAIGMVVREGEPKPDISSADALRRALLAAKSIVYPDSPIGVYVGSELFLRLGIAGSMESKSRMIPVEQVANAVANGEAEIGIQQVVELLPVKGVTVVGSLPAEVQRYTVFSGGVAINAKNPAGAEALIQFLSSPDAAPAISRSGLEPLSATPAK, from the coding sequence GTGACCATCCGAAAGCTGGGCATTCGCGCACTCGCGTTCTGCGTAGCGGGCGCGTTACTGGGCAGCGGGGCCGCATTGGCAGACGAAGTCAAGGTGATGATTTCGGGCGGGTTTGCGTCGGCCTATCGCGAACTGGGCCCGCAATTCGAGGAGGCGACAGGCCGCAAGCTGATCACCGTCTGGGGGCCTGCGGTGGGTACGGCCGCAAATGCGATCCCTGTGAGGCTTGCGCGTGGTGAGTGGGCCGACGTGCTGATCGTGGTTGGGTATGCGCTCGATGAACAGATCAATGCCGGTAAGGTCCTGCCTGACAGTAAAGTGGACTTCGCACGCTCGGCAATCGGCATGGTGGTTCGCGAGGGGGAGCCGAAGCCGGATATCAGCTCGGCCGACGCATTGCGGCGAGCGCTGCTTGCAGCGAAGTCGATCGTCTATCCGGACAGCCCGATTGGCGTCTATGTCGGCAGCGAACTGTTTTTGCGTCTCGGCATCGCGGGGTCGATGGAGAGCAAGAGCCGCATGATTCCGGTCGAGCAGGTCGCCAATGCCGTCGCGAATGGAGAGGCTGAGATCGGGATTCAGCAGGTCGTCGAACTGTTGCCGGTGAAGGGGGTGACGGTGGTCGGCAGTTTACCCGCTGAAGTGCAGAGGTACACGGTGTTCTCCGGAGGCGTCGCCATCAATGCGAAAAATCCGGCCGGCGCAGAGGCGCTAATCCAATTTCTGTCGTCGCCGGACGCAGCGCCCGCGATTTCGCGGAGCGGGCTCGAACCGCTTTCGGCGACGCCTGCGAAATGA
- a CDS encoding acyl-CoA dehydrogenase family protein has product MDFAISERLGELQQRTRRFIAEEIIPLEMDPRQTSHGPTEEFRRELVAKARDAGLLSPHASAEFGGLGLDHREKAVIFEEAGYSMLGSVALNIFAPDEGNMHMLEAIATPGQKERWLRPLAAGETRSCFCMTEPEPGAGSDPSMLQTTALKDGDHYVINGRKWFTTGASGAAFAIIMARLEDGRATMFLADTDRPGFVVERSMETLDTCFPGGHGVVRFDDLRIPAADILGELGEGFKYAQVRLSPARLTHCMRWLGAARRAHEIATEYARRRQAFGQTLGSHEGVGFMLADNEMDMHSARLAIWHTAWVLDKGSLALHESSVAKVIAAEACWRIVDRCVQILGGQGVSRETPVARIFADMRAFRIYDGPSEVHRWSIARRVLKGIRRDY; this is encoded by the coding sequence ATGGACTTCGCAATATCAGAACGATTGGGCGAGCTTCAGCAACGGACGCGGCGCTTTATCGCCGAGGAGATCATCCCACTGGAGATGGACCCGCGGCAAACGTCGCACGGCCCCACCGAGGAGTTTCGCCGCGAGCTCGTGGCCAAGGCCAGGGATGCCGGTCTGCTGTCACCTCATGCCTCCGCGGAGTTCGGCGGTCTCGGCCTTGACCACCGTGAAAAGGCCGTTATTTTCGAGGAGGCCGGCTACTCGATGCTAGGCTCGGTAGCGCTGAACATTTTCGCGCCCGACGAGGGCAATATGCATATGCTCGAGGCCATCGCCACGCCTGGGCAGAAGGAGCGATGGCTGCGACCGCTGGCCGCTGGCGAGACCCGCTCCTGCTTTTGCATGACGGAGCCCGAGCCAGGGGCAGGCTCTGATCCCTCCATGCTGCAAACGACCGCGCTGAAGGATGGTGACCATTACGTCATTAACGGGCGCAAGTGGTTCACTACGGGGGCCTCCGGTGCGGCCTTCGCCATTATCATGGCCAGGCTGGAGGACGGCCGCGCAACCATGTTCCTCGCCGATACAGACCGCCCTGGCTTTGTCGTCGAGCGCAGCATGGAAACCCTCGATACCTGTTTCCCGGGCGGCCACGGTGTGGTGAGGTTCGACGATCTGCGGATTCCTGCCGCTGACATCCTCGGAGAACTGGGCGAAGGATTCAAATATGCGCAAGTGCGCCTCTCCCCGGCGCGTCTGACACACTGCATGCGCTGGCTTGGCGCTGCCCGTCGCGCCCATGAAATCGCCACGGAGTACGCCCGGCGTCGCCAGGCCTTTGGCCAGACGCTGGGGAGTCACGAAGGCGTGGGTTTCATGCTGGCGGACAATGAGATGGACATGCATTCGGCTCGCCTCGCCATCTGGCACACAGCATGGGTGCTCGACAAAGGCAGCCTGGCTCTGCATGAGTCCAGCGTCGCCAAAGTGATTGCTGCGGAGGCCTGCTGGCGCATTGTTGATCGCTGTGTCCAGATCCTTGGAGGCCAAGGCGTTAGCCGGGAAACTCCCGTCGCCCGGATCTTTGCCGATATGCGCGCCTTCCGCATTTACGATGGTCCCTCGGAAGTTCACCGGTGGAGTATTGCGAGGCGTGTTCTCAAAGGCATCCGACGGGACTACTAA
- a CDS encoding 3-hydroxybutyryl-CoA dehydrogenase gives MNMETIGVVGAGTMGNGIAQVCAAAGFGVVMVDISTEAVQQGIAAVSISLDRLMKKGKLTGNEKGAIVGRIKGTTSYADLSSADIVIEAATENEAIKLRILKEIDANVDPSTVIATNTSSISITRLAAATRRPEKFIGTHFFNPVPLMELVELVRGLQTSDETQTRVETFVKAIGKTAIVARNSPGFAVNRILCPMINEAIFALQEGLASAEEIDTGMKLGCNQPIGPLALADLIGLDTMLSVMEVFYTNFNDSKYRPAPMLREMVDAGYLGRKSGRGFYSYS, from the coding sequence ATGAATATGGAAACGATCGGTGTCGTCGGGGCGGGAACGATGGGCAACGGCATCGCGCAGGTCTGCGCTGCTGCAGGGTTCGGCGTCGTCATGGTGGATATTTCCACTGAGGCCGTGCAGCAGGGCATCGCGGCCGTTTCGATCAGCCTGGACCGGTTGATGAAGAAGGGGAAGCTGACCGGCAACGAGAAAGGGGCGATTGTCGGTCGGATCAAAGGCACCACGTCATATGCCGACCTGTCGTCGGCGGATATCGTGATTGAGGCTGCGACCGAGAATGAGGCTATCAAGTTGCGCATCCTCAAGGAGATTGATGCCAACGTGGACCCGTCGACCGTCATCGCGACCAATACGTCATCGATTTCGATTACGAGGCTGGCAGCAGCGACCCGGCGTCCTGAAAAATTCATCGGAACGCATTTCTTTAATCCAGTCCCTCTCATGGAACTGGTGGAACTGGTTCGTGGGCTGCAGACCAGCGACGAGACGCAGACCCGGGTCGAAACCTTCGTCAAGGCGATTGGCAAGACCGCCATCGTTGCAAGGAACAGTCCGGGTTTTGCCGTCAACCGGATTCTCTGCCCGATGATCAATGAGGCCATTTTTGCGCTCCAGGAAGGACTGGCTTCTGCAGAAGAAATCGATACTGGCATGAAGCTGGGCTGCAATCAGCCGATCGGTCCCCTGGCGCTCGCTGATCTTATCGGCCTGGATACGATGCTTTCCGTGATGGAGGTGTTCTACACGAACTTCAACGATTCGAAATATCGCCCAGCGCCGATGCTTCGGGAGATGGTCGATGCGGGGTACCTCGGACGGAAATCCGGCCGCGGGTTCTATAGCTACAGTTGA
- a CDS encoding TetR/AcrR family transcriptional regulator — protein MNRVATGKVNQWQSKKKAKARVTTAAHDEKRLEIIMHCADLFDKVGYHKMTMQMLADEAGLGKPTLYHYFPGKADILFEMHQIHMDALLGDLEAEVAKCSDPGVLLTRTCASALHQIAEHPGYVRAFMDHYGDLEGEHRTTIKKRRQEYFDRICSIITDGISAGKLRKVDPKLTALVFLGICNWAYKWYPAMAAETPPNRMAKQLCQIFLDGITRPR, from the coding sequence TTGAACCGAGTAGCAACGGGAAAGGTCAATCAATGGCAATCGAAAAAAAAAGCAAAAGCGCGGGTTACCACCGCCGCGCACGATGAAAAGCGGCTGGAAATCATCATGCATTGTGCCGACTTGTTCGACAAAGTCGGTTACCACAAGATGACGATGCAGATGCTGGCTGACGAAGCCGGGCTGGGGAAGCCAACCCTCTATCATTATTTTCCCGGCAAGGCCGACATCCTTTTCGAGATGCATCAGATCCACATGGATGCATTGCTTGGCGACCTGGAAGCCGAAGTCGCCAAGTGTTCCGATCCTGGCGTGCTGCTGACCAGAACCTGCGCCTCGGCCCTTCACCAAATTGCAGAGCACCCCGGATATGTGCGCGCCTTCATGGATCACTATGGCGACCTCGAAGGAGAGCATCGGACGACGATAAAGAAGCGCCGGCAGGAATATTTTGACCGGATTTGCTCGATCATCACGGACGGGATTTCCGCCGGCAAGCTCCGCAAAGTTGATCCAAAGCTTACCGCACTCGTCTTCCTGGGTATCTGTAACTGGGCCTACAAGTGGTATCCGGCTATGGCCGCCGAAACACCCCCGAACCGCATGGCCAAGCAGTTGTGCCAGATTTTTCTGGACGGCATCACTCGTCCGCGATGA
- a CDS encoding YkgJ family cysteine cluster protein — protein MDIDFECTMCGKCCHDLRLPLTVTEAVAWLERGNDVQILCDALPWPEEPPEDNLQAAHTRRRSFAAMSGSLPTRVVVILAGAYAGPCPNLLPDMRCGIYEQRPLVCRIYPAETNPFIAPTPMYKACPPEAWTPGLPPLLRAGRLIDAGILPLVQQLRDANANDVPIKQQVCALLGINQAAVSNEGFVAHSPDRVNLLAALRQASNEPAVPTLSPTWRFVSKRRTTVDVLVSVGALSSLVHASSIPAFEYLGLSVTPD, from the coding sequence ATGGATATCGATTTTGAGTGCACGATGTGCGGCAAGTGCTGCCACGATCTGCGATTGCCGTTGACAGTGACAGAGGCGGTTGCCTGGCTGGAGCGCGGCAACGATGTGCAGATTCTCTGCGACGCGTTGCCATGGCCCGAGGAGCCACCTGAGGACAATCTCCAGGCGGCGCATACACGCCGTCGTTCGTTTGCCGCGATGAGTGGGTCGTTACCCACGAGGGTCGTGGTCATTCTGGCGGGCGCGTATGCGGGCCCATGCCCGAATCTCCTGCCCGACATGCGATGCGGTATCTATGAACAAAGGCCGCTGGTGTGCCGAATCTATCCGGCTGAGACCAATCCATTCATCGCACCGACCCCAATGTACAAGGCGTGCCCGCCTGAAGCCTGGACGCCTGGATTGCCACCTCTGCTACGTGCCGGCAGGCTGATCGATGCGGGTATCCTGCCGCTGGTCCAGCAGTTGCGAGATGCCAATGCGAACGACGTCCCCATCAAGCAGCAGGTGTGTGCGTTGCTGGGTATCAATCAGGCTGCGGTATCGAACGAAGGCTTTGTCGCGCATTCGCCCGATCGTGTCAATTTGCTGGCAGCGCTACGTCAGGCTAGCAATGAACCCGCCGTGCCCACGCTGTCACCGACGTGGCGTTTCGTATCAAAGCGCCGAACGACCGTCGATGTGCTTGTGTCGGTGGGAGCGCTCAGTTCTCTCGTCCATGCGAGCAGCATCCCCGCGTTCGAATACCTGGGGCTTTCGGTGACCCCGGATTAA
- a CDS encoding phosphotransferase family protein: protein MHDTLRNGLEAFIARETGAERVVLSDSQLLAGGAVQENWLIRADIIGGSHSGSLDAVVRTDSPSCGVAVSHNRAEEYALLQAAFLAGVTVPEPLWLCEDRGVIGRPFFVMRRIGGTAAGHMLVKDHRFGGDRAQLAERLGMELARIHSIRPPHSELTFLEWYEEAPALHCVSRCRNYLDSQKLSYPALEWGLRWLERHAPPRDDIVLCHRDFRTGNYMVDEHGLTGILDWEFAGWSDSLEDIGWFCAKCWRFGANGREAGGIGEREDFYRGYENISGRHIDRDQVRYWEVMAHAAWATIAIQQAQRHVSGDEKSLILALTGHMVPELEYEILTMSEDA, encoded by the coding sequence ATGCACGACACTTTGCGAAACGGTCTGGAAGCATTCATTGCCCGGGAAACCGGCGCCGAACGTGTTGTACTCAGCGACTCGCAACTCCTCGCCGGCGGCGCCGTCCAGGAAAACTGGCTGATCCGGGCAGACATCATTGGCGGCTCACACAGTGGGTCCCTGGATGCCGTGGTGCGAACCGACTCCCCGTCATGTGGCGTGGCGGTAAGCCATAACCGGGCTGAAGAATATGCATTGCTCCAGGCTGCCTTCCTGGCCGGCGTGACTGTGCCGGAGCCGCTTTGGCTATGCGAGGACAGGGGCGTTATCGGTCGCCCCTTTTTCGTCATGCGGCGGATTGGTGGAACTGCCGCGGGCCACATGTTGGTCAAGGACCATCGCTTTGGGGGAGATCGGGCGCAACTGGCCGAACGATTGGGTATGGAGCTTGCGCGCATCCATTCCATCCGCCCGCCACACTCCGAATTGACTTTCCTGGAATGGTATGAGGAGGCTCCCGCCCTCCATTGCGTGTCCCGCTGCCGGAACTATCTGGATAGCCAGAAATTGTCATACCCGGCCCTCGAATGGGGCCTTCGATGGCTCGAACGTCACGCGCCGCCACGCGATGATATCGTCCTCTGTCACCGCGACTTTCGCACGGGAAACTACATGGTCGATGAGCACGGGTTGACCGGCATTCTCGACTGGGAATTCGCCGGTTGGAGCGATTCTTTGGAAGACATCGGCTGGTTTTGCGCCAAATGCTGGCGCTTTGGCGCCAATGGTCGCGAAGCCGGGGGTATCGGGGAGCGGGAGGACTTTTACCGCGGCTACGAGAATATTTCGGGCCGCCATATTGATCGAGACCAGGTGCGGTATTGGGAAGTCATGGCCCACGCAGCGTGGGCCACTATCGCCATTCAGCAGGCGCAACGCCATGTTTCCGGTGACGAGAAGTCTCTGATACTGGCGCTTACCGGTCATATGGTCCCGGAACTCGAGTACGAGATCTTGACTATGAGCGAGGATGCATAA
- a CDS encoding amidohydrolase → MLLPDLSSVSGLQPFSGDMRKLRYTLHCCPELAFEEVRTAEIVASCLKEYGYSVETGIAGTGVVGTLRLGTSERSIGIRADMDGLPISELNEFNHKSLHPGRMHACGHDGHTAMLLGAARHLARCQRFDGTVHLIFQPAEGRGYDSGAKRMVEQGLFTRFPCDAVFAMHNHPGAPAGTFMFRKGNFMAAGDRVLVRIVGKGGHAAPPHLANDPIVAASSIVMGLQTIVSRSVDPTRSAVLTVGRISGGTAPNVIPGEVELSISVRSFDTEVRRMMKERIIRLVRAQAESYGLTAVVDYVAGYPMVTNADAETELAIQVAKERVGEDRVTEQMGQTGGTLSANPVSGRKPCAWRYGNR, encoded by the coding sequence CGCTATACCCTGCATTGCTGCCCAGAACTTGCGTTCGAGGAGGTGCGGACCGCGGAGATCGTGGCAAGTTGTCTGAAAGAATACGGTTACTCGGTGGAGACAGGCATTGCCGGCACCGGTGTGGTCGGAACGCTGCGTCTGGGCACAAGCGAACGTAGTATCGGAATCCGTGCCGACATGGACGGACTGCCGATCAGCGAGCTCAACGAGTTCAACCACAAGAGTCTCCATCCGGGTCGGATGCATGCGTGCGGCCACGACGGGCATACCGCAATGCTGCTCGGAGCGGCTCGACACCTGGCGCGATGCCAACGATTTGATGGCACCGTGCATCTGATCTTCCAGCCAGCGGAGGGGCGAGGCTATGACAGTGGCGCCAAGCGAATGGTCGAGCAAGGGCTCTTTACGCGGTTTCCCTGTGACGCGGTGTTTGCCATGCACAACCATCCGGGCGCTCCGGCGGGCACGTTCATGTTCCGCAAAGGAAACTTCATGGCCGCAGGCGACCGCGTCCTGGTGAGAATCGTGGGCAAGGGAGGACACGCTGCCCCTCCACATTTGGCCAACGATCCAATCGTCGCGGCAAGCAGCATCGTGATGGGCTTGCAGACCATTGTGTCCCGCAGTGTCGATCCGACCAGGTCCGCAGTCCTGACCGTTGGAAGAATATCCGGCGGAACGGCCCCCAATGTGATTCCGGGGGAGGTCGAATTGAGCATCAGCGTTCGATCGTTCGACACGGAAGTCCGTCGGATGATGAAAGAGAGAATCATCAGGCTCGTGCGCGCCCAGGCTGAGAGTTACGGCCTCACTGCGGTCGTCGATTATGTGGCGGGCTATCCGATGGTGACGAACGCCGATGCGGAAACAGAGCTTGCGATACAGGTTGCGAAGGAACGGGTTGGCGAGGACCGGGTTACGGAACAGATGGGCCAGACAGGTGGAACGCTATCTGCCAATCCAGTAAGCGGTCGAAAACCATGCGCGTGGCGGTATGGAAATCGATGA
- a CDS encoding DUF6285 domain-containing protein yields the protein MRDQPTGDQLLETARELLREQVLPILPANQCHAALMIANAMAIAMRELKSGYAHEREEFSSLVELLQMPEEVQSLSGLSLTGALGDGNRSLCQMIRSGGADSGIARDAVGKHLLLVTRNRVSISNPKYLL from the coding sequence ATGCGCGATCAACCAACCGGCGACCAATTGTTGGAGACCGCCCGTGAACTCCTGCGGGAGCAAGTGTTACCCATCCTGCCCGCAAACCAGTGCCATGCTGCCCTCATGATCGCGAACGCGATGGCCATCGCGATGCGGGAGCTGAAAAGCGGCTACGCGCATGAGCGGGAAGAATTCAGCAGTCTGGTTGAACTTCTACAGATGCCCGAGGAGGTGCAAAGCCTTTCAGGTCTTTCCTTGACAGGAGCACTGGGTGACGGCAACCGTTCCCTTTGCCAGATGATCCGCAGCGGAGGAGCGGACTCAGGAATAGCGCGCGACGCGGTAGGGAAACATCTGTTGCTGGTGACAAGGAATAGGGTTTCCATAAGCAACCCAAAATATCTGCTGTAG
- a CDS encoding SDR family oxidoreductase yields MLDNITNMFRLDGRTVLVTGASSGLGRHFTFSLARAGATVIVAARRTGQLDDLVNEIGRLGCNAFAVPLDVRDTASVTTCFDMIAQNHGVPDVIVNSAGLTLTKPLLQHTEDDWGMVVDTNLGGTWRVAQEGARRMVAAGKGGSIVNIASILGERVAGGVAPYAISKAGLIQATKSMALELARYRIRANAILPGYIATDLNREFLASEAGDRLRGRIPSRAFGQPEHLDGALLLLASDASIHMTGAVLAVDGGHLVGSL; encoded by the coding sequence ATGCTCGACAATATTACCAACATGTTTCGCCTGGACGGCCGCACGGTGCTGGTCACCGGGGCGTCCAGCGGTCTTGGCCGGCATTTCACCTTCTCCCTGGCTCGGGCCGGTGCCACGGTGATCGTCGCCGCGCGGCGCACCGGCCAACTGGACGATCTGGTGAATGAAATCGGGCGGCTGGGTTGCAACGCATTCGCAGTCCCTCTCGACGTGCGCGATACGGCAAGCGTGACGACCTGCTTCGACATGATTGCCCAGAATCACGGGGTACCCGACGTTATCGTCAATAGTGCCGGGCTTACCCTGACCAAACCTTTGCTTCAGCATACCGAAGACGACTGGGGCATGGTTGTCGATACCAATCTGGGGGGTACCTGGCGGGTAGCCCAGGAGGGCGCGCGGCGCATGGTGGCGGCCGGGAAAGGCGGCAGCATCGTCAACATCGCCTCGATTCTTGGCGAACGGGTTGCGGGGGGAGTGGCTCCTTATGCAATTTCCAAGGCCGGTCTCATCCAGGCGACGAAGAGCATGGCGTTGGAACTGGCCCGCTACCGCATACGCGCCAACGCCATACTGCCCGGCTACATCGCCACCGACCTCAACCGGGAATTCCTCGCCAGCGAGGCCGGCGACCGCCTGCGCGGACGCATCCCGAGTCGCGCCTTTGGGCAGCCAGAACACCTGGATGGCGCTCTACTGCTTCTCGCTTCGGACGCGAGCATTCACATGACGGGTGCCGTCCTTGCGGTAGATGGCGGACATCTTGTCGGTTCCCTCTGA